One Endozoicomonas gorgoniicola DNA window includes the following coding sequences:
- a CDS encoding aminotransferase class V-fold PLP-dependent enzyme, which produces MAGLLDSVDPDGLLEYSVVFTDRSLNHMSTTFQGVMNGISATLKKVYNAHSVVIVPGGGTYGMEAVARQFAADKKCLVIRNGFFSYRWTQIFETGNIPSEHTVMMARPESDAIDAPFAPAPLEEVVARILAEKPEFVFAPHVETSSGMMLPDEYIKSVADAVHSVGGMMVLDCIASGTIWVDMGKTGVDILISAPQKGWSSSPCSAMVMLSPLARDRIEGTQSSSFSCDLKKWLQIMEAYEKGGHAYHATMPTDALNTFCKTVKETEAYGLEKVREEQLELGRRVRELLTEKGIKSVAAEGFEAPGVVVSYTSDSEIQTGRKFIEEGLQIAGGVPLMCNESEDFKTFRLGLFGLDKLHNIDRTIASLDKALDKIF; this is translated from the coding sequence ATGGCTGGTTTACTCGATAGCGTTGACCCGGATGGGTTACTTGAATATTCCGTAGTATTTACCGACCGCTCTCTAAACCATATGTCGACCACCTTTCAGGGGGTTATGAACGGTATCTCTGCCACTTTGAAAAAGGTATACAACGCTCATTCTGTTGTCATTGTGCCGGGTGGTGGCACCTATGGTATGGAAGCCGTCGCCAGACAGTTTGCCGCTGATAAAAAATGCCTGGTCATCCGTAATGGTTTCTTCAGCTATCGCTGGACCCAGATTTTTGAAACGGGGAATATTCCTTCAGAGCATACTGTGATGATGGCGCGCCCTGAAAGTGATGCTATTGACGCTCCGTTTGCTCCGGCACCTTTAGAAGAAGTTGTTGCCAGAATCCTTGCCGAAAAGCCGGAATTTGTCTTTGCTCCCCACGTAGAAACCTCTTCCGGCATGATGCTGCCCGATGAGTACATTAAATCTGTCGCTGATGCCGTTCATTCTGTGGGTGGCATGATGGTTCTTGACTGCATCGCCTCTGGAACAATCTGGGTTGATATGGGCAAAACCGGGGTTGATATTCTGATCAGTGCACCACAGAAAGGTTGGAGCAGCTCCCCCTGTTCTGCCATGGTAATGCTGAGTCCGCTGGCTCGTGACCGAATTGAGGGTACTCAAAGCAGCAGCTTTTCCTGTGACTTGAAAAAATGGCTCCAGATTATGGAAGCCTATGAGAAGGGTGGTCACGCCTATCATGCGACCATGCCGACGGATGCTCTTAATACTTTTTGTAAAACTGTCAAAGAAACTGAAGCTTATGGGCTTGAGAAGGTGCGTGAAGAACAGTTGGAGCTGGGTCGACGGGTTCGTGAATTGCTGACTGAAAAAGGAATCAAGTCTGTGGCAGCAGAGGGCTTTGAGGCACCGGGTGTGGTCGTTAGTTATACCTCTGATAGTGAGATTCAGACCGGCAGGAAATTTATTGAGGAAGGTTTGCAGATTGCTGGTGGCGTTCCACTGATGTGCAATGAGTCTGAAGACTTCAAAACATTCCGCCTGGGATTGTTTGGTCTGGACAAGCTGCATAATATCGACCGGACTATTGCTTCACTGGATAAAGCCCTGGACAAAATTTTTTAA
- a CDS encoding GNAT family N-acetyltransferase, with translation MRFDLGDGYSVRSFLYGDASSLSRHGNNANIARNLRDSFPNPYSIEHARAWIQHVKEHEPDTRFVIASGQEAIGEIGFVVQLDVHRYSAEIGYWISEEHWGRGIMPKALAFASDYAFKKKKIVRLFADVVEYNEGSCKVLEKCGYQREGILRKHIYKGERFYDQFLYARINPDAS, from the coding sequence ATGCGATTTGATCTGGGTGATGGATACAGTGTCAGAAGCTTCCTGTATGGCGATGCATCGTCTTTATCCCGCCATGGCAACAATGCCAACATTGCCCGGAATCTCAGAGACAGTTTTCCCAACCCTTACAGTATTGAACATGCCAGAGCGTGGATTCAGCATGTAAAGGAGCACGAGCCGGATACCCGCTTTGTGATTGCCAGTGGACAGGAAGCCATCGGTGAAATCGGTTTTGTTGTGCAGCTGGATGTGCATCGCTATTCCGCCGAGATTGGCTACTGGATATCGGAAGAACACTGGGGCAGGGGAATCATGCCTAAAGCCCTCGCCTTTGCTTCAGATTATGCGTTCAAAAAGAAGAAGATTGTCCGGCTGTTTGCCGATGTTGTGGAGTACAACGAAGGCTCCTGTAAAGTGCTTGAGAAGTGTGGTTATCAGCGTGAAGGTATTCTGAGAAAACACATCTACAAAGGTGAACGCTTTTATGACCAGTTTCTGTACGCCCGAATTAATCCTGATGCCTCATAA
- the sctV gene encoding type III secretion system export apparatus subunit SctV yields MNPVLIGLQKMGQRNDLMLAVLLVAIVGLIILPMPTPVVDFLIALNMGLSFILMMTSIYLRSPLEFSSFPAVLLVTTLFRLSLSITTTRLILLQADAGEIVYTFGNFVVGGNLIVGIVIFLIITIVQFLVITKGSERVAEVSARFSLDGMPGKQMSIDADLRAGSIEMEEAQKRRELVQKESQMYGSMDGAMKFVKGDAIAGLIIIFVNITAGVAIGSTMLGLSAGEALQLYAILTVGDGLISQIPALLISITSGIIVTRVSNEDSKDLGNEIGGQLLDKPKALMVGGVLLLCFALIPGFPTLIFLFLAAFIGGGGYYLLKKAAKAEHDEAEGGIPAMAAATESPDKAKSRLDQQEEFTQTLPLIIDVPTSIQESLDTQSLNDELLKVRKALYMDLGVPFPGIHLRFNDSMADNTYSILLQEVPVASGYFRPGYIFIRESIDHLEMLKIPFEQEDDFLPGLDTIWATEDKKERLEKNNVNFMDAPKILTFHLAHVLKKYSEEFIGIQETRYLLEKMESSFGELIKEVQRLLPVNKITEIFQRLVSEDISIRNLRSILQSLVVWGHKEKEVVQLTEYVRSSLKRYVSYKYSNGKNMLPVYLLDQDVEDTIRGGIRQTSAGSYLALDPSQSARFVENVKNTVGKIGHLEHKPVLITSMDIRRYVRKLLELEVYDLAVLSHQELTEEITVQPLGRISL; encoded by the coding sequence ATGAATCCAGTTCTTATCGGTCTCCAGAAAATGGGCCAGCGCAATGACCTGATGCTGGCTGTTTTGCTGGTAGCCATTGTTGGCCTGATTATCCTGCCCATGCCCACCCCTGTGGTGGATTTTTTGATTGCCCTGAACATGGGCCTGTCCTTTATTCTGATGATGACGTCTATTTACCTGAGGTCGCCTCTGGAGTTTTCGTCTTTCCCTGCAGTACTGCTGGTGACCACCCTGTTCAGGCTGTCATTGTCTATTACGACAACCCGCCTGATTCTTTTGCAGGCCGACGCCGGTGAGATTGTCTACACCTTTGGTAATTTCGTGGTAGGCGGCAACCTGATTGTAGGTATCGTTATCTTCCTGATCATCACCATTGTTCAGTTTCTGGTGATTACCAAAGGTTCAGAACGTGTTGCAGAAGTAAGCGCCCGTTTCTCTCTGGATGGTATGCCTGGTAAGCAGATGAGTATTGATGCCGACTTGCGTGCCGGTTCCATTGAAATGGAAGAAGCCCAGAAACGCCGGGAGCTGGTTCAGAAAGAATCCCAGATGTACGGCTCTATGGACGGAGCGATGAAGTTCGTCAAAGGAGATGCCATTGCTGGTCTGATTATCATCTTTGTAAACATCACAGCCGGGGTAGCCATTGGTTCCACCATGCTGGGACTGAGTGCTGGTGAAGCCCTTCAGCTGTATGCCATTTTAACTGTTGGGGACGGCCTGATTTCCCAGATTCCCGCCCTGCTGATCTCCATCACCTCCGGTATTATCGTTACCCGGGTATCGAACGAGGACTCCAAAGACCTTGGTAATGAAATCGGCGGGCAACTGCTGGATAAACCCAAAGCCCTTATGGTGGGTGGCGTTTTACTGCTTTGCTTTGCGCTGATTCCCGGCTTCCCGACCCTGATTTTCCTGTTTCTGGCAGCCTTTATCGGCGGCGGTGGTTACTACCTGTTAAAGAAAGCCGCCAAAGCCGAACACGATGAGGCAGAAGGCGGTATTCCTGCTATGGCAGCAGCCACCGAATCACCGGACAAAGCCAAATCACGTCTGGATCAACAGGAAGAGTTCACCCAGACACTGCCACTGATTATTGATGTACCCACTTCGATTCAGGAAAGTCTGGATACACAATCGTTGAACGACGAGTTACTGAAAGTCCGCAAAGCACTTTACATGGATCTGGGTGTGCCTTTTCCCGGTATTCACCTGCGCTTTAATGACTCCATGGCAGACAACACCTATTCTATTCTTTTGCAGGAAGTCCCCGTCGCCAGCGGCTATTTCCGACCCGGCTATATCTTTATCCGTGAATCCATTGACCATCTGGAAATGCTGAAAATTCCTTTTGAACAAGAGGACGATTTTCTGCCCGGACTGGACACTATCTGGGCAACCGAAGATAAGAAGGAACGTCTGGAAAAGAACAACGTTAACTTTATGGACGCTCCTAAAATTCTCACCTTCCATCTGGCTCATGTCCTGAAAAAGTACTCAGAAGAATTTATCGGTATTCAGGAAACCCGCTACCTGCTGGAGAAAATGGAAAGCTCGTTCGGTGAACTGATCAAGGAAGTGCAGCGTTTATTGCCCGTTAACAAAATTACCGAAATATTTCAGCGGCTGGTATCCGAAGATATTTCCATTCGCAACCTGCGCTCTATTCTGCAGTCACTGGTTGTCTGGGGGCATAAAGAGAAAGAAGTGGTTCAACTGACGGAATATGTCCGCTCATCATTAAAGCGTTACGTCAGCTACAAGTACTCCAATGGTAAAAACATGCTGCCGGTGTATCTGCTGGATCAGGATGTTGAAGACACCATTCGTGGCGGTATTCGCCAGACGTCTGCTGGCAGCTATCTGGCACTTGATCCGTCACAATCGGCACGGTTTGTGGAAAACGTTAAAAATACCGTGGGTAAAATAGGCCACCTGGAACACAAACCCGTACTGATTACGTCCATGGACATTCGTCGTTACGTACGCAAGCTGCTGGAACTGGAAGTGTATGATCTGGCCGTACTGTCACATCAGGAACTGACGGAAGAAATAACCGTTCAGCCTCTGGGCCGAATCTCTTTATGA
- a CDS encoding tetratricopeptide repeat protein — protein sequence MDKTLKEWLFAQASYYLEYLQPRKSIALLEAMRQMEPENPDVHRMLSYAYLQTDQPAESIKAADSFLQYVKPGTDTRAIKWIKGRALLRKKKLKKAAVR from the coding sequence ATGGATAAAACGCTGAAAGAATGGTTATTCGCTCAGGCTTCTTATTATCTTGAATATTTACAGCCCCGCAAGTCGATCGCCCTGCTCGAAGCCATGCGTCAGATGGAACCTGAGAACCCTGATGTTCATCGCATGCTGAGCTATGCCTACCTTCAAACTGACCAGCCTGCAGAGTCCATTAAGGCTGCCGATAGTTTTCTGCAGTACGTAAAGCCCGGCACCGATACCCGTGCCATAAAATGGATCAAGGGACGCGCCCTGCTCAGGAAGAAAAAGTTGAAGAAAGCCGCTGTACGTTAA
- the sctX gene encoding type III secretion apparatus assembly protein SctX, producing MKCLFDFHKKNTTMDVSFNSGLSGISRIAADAVDKDFPKDKSSFKPSGESITAHFWTALEMGRTFQNREKRFAMNVNSSSLSLSPDEHHMMTNLALAIFEQRKNESPEFQKALDVLQESKELQEMLMMSRNILVAG from the coding sequence ATGAAATGCCTATTCGATTTCCACAAAAAGAATACGACTATGGATGTTTCATTCAACAGTGGCCTGTCTGGAATTTCCAGAATAGCCGCAGATGCGGTCGATAAAGACTTTCCTAAAGATAAGTCCTCGTTTAAGCCTTCTGGCGAAAGCATCACCGCTCACTTCTGGACAGCTCTTGAAATGGGCCGGACTTTTCAGAACCGGGAAAAACGATTCGCCATGAACGTCAACTCATCATCATTATCATTATCACCCGATGAACATCACATGATGACTAATCTGGCATTAGCCATTTTTGAGCAACGCAAAAATGAAAGCCCGGAATTTCAGAAGGCGCTTGACGTTTTACAGGAGTCGAAAGAGCTTCAGGAAATGTTGATGATGAGCCGAAATATACTGGTGGCAGGGTGA
- the sctC gene encoding type III secretion system outer membrane ring subunit SctC, with protein sequence MSFLINLHRCIEQCKNRCIKWALLIPLMFTLVAPNAISNSNWARIDKENARRHIVRPDETLAIIAENYGFDVYELISYNNITNPDRLMTGQTIYIPIEQLPVQSGRQEMNSLDAQSFPPREARPTQEEYYKLQQWLEDPNMGSGVDSVDYNYQLNSANPKPPLKQSPQQTGFDLPIDNDAKMLNQGIAVKAKVETDTEAEMDESENTSENVPDDSSPSLEAFGERPYAYYGSGEDLAEVLQNFAASYYIPTILAEDLEGQVNGKIGPLTPIDFLDHMSNVYGFIWYFDGHTLYVYNGNAAQQKIISLNYMSIDKFKKTLKRVGIWDGRFFWKEQPKNGLVYVSGPPRYVEMVTQTAELLDKKEGDRQKSQLSVRMFRLKYAWATDKQFNFRGQQVVVPGVSTLLRSIISGGGVAQVTRQTLATPSLKPAQGVTRSAERKAAVRAAQDAASSGAQQLNAGAEAEKVLINADPRLNAIIVHDLESKMPMYEELIKSLDKPSAQVEVSVSIIDVNSQDISALGVDWNNTRGTNSELKFDPAGSAHAKDFQSFTTVVGMNLGSFNARLSLLADEGRAKVVSRPSILTLDNLEAVFDSSSTFYVKVESTEDAELFPVTSGTVVQVTPRIVNEKKGRKIHMSVNIQNGGDETAEGASLPKVTNSSISTQAVVNESESLLIGGFVQETETENATKVPVLGDIPVLGTLFRNEKTVNRQQVRLFLISPRIINIDT encoded by the coding sequence ATGAGCTTTCTTATCAACCTGCATCGTTGTATTGAGCAGTGTAAAAATCGGTGCATTAAGTGGGCATTGCTTATTCCTCTGATGTTCACGCTGGTCGCTCCAAATGCTATTTCAAACAGCAACTGGGCTCGTATTGATAAAGAGAATGCCCGCCGACATATTGTTCGGCCAGATGAAACCCTTGCCATTATTGCTGAAAATTACGGGTTCGATGTTTACGAACTGATTTCCTACAACAATATTACCAATCCTGACCGGCTGATGACCGGGCAGACTATTTATATTCCAATCGAACAGTTGCCGGTTCAGTCAGGGAGGCAGGAGATGAACTCTCTTGATGCCCAGTCATTCCCTCCAAGAGAAGCCAGACCGACCCAGGAAGAATATTATAAATTGCAGCAATGGCTGGAAGACCCAAATATGGGTTCTGGTGTAGACAGTGTTGATTATAACTACCAGCTGAATTCAGCGAACCCGAAGCCACCTTTAAAACAAAGCCCACAACAGACTGGCTTTGACCTGCCTATTGATAATGATGCCAAAATGCTGAATCAGGGCATAGCTGTCAAGGCGAAGGTTGAAACAGATACTGAAGCAGAAATGGACGAATCCGAAAACACATCGGAAAACGTACCTGATGATTCTTCGCCATCTCTGGAAGCTTTTGGTGAGCGACCTTATGCCTATTACGGCAGCGGGGAGGACCTGGCGGAAGTTCTGCAGAATTTTGCGGCCAGTTATTATATTCCCACTATTCTGGCTGAAGATCTGGAAGGGCAGGTTAATGGTAAAATAGGGCCGCTGACGCCGATTGACTTTCTGGATCACATGTCCAATGTCTATGGCTTTATCTGGTATTTCGATGGACATACGCTCTACGTTTACAACGGTAATGCTGCCCAGCAAAAGATTATCAGCCTGAACTACATGAGCATTGATAAATTCAAGAAAACGCTCAAACGTGTGGGGATCTGGGATGGTCGGTTTTTCTGGAAAGAACAGCCAAAGAATGGGCTGGTTTATGTTTCCGGTCCGCCTCGCTATGTTGAAATGGTGACTCAGACCGCAGAGCTTTTGGATAAAAAAGAAGGTGACCGGCAAAAAAGTCAGCTGTCCGTAAGAATGTTCCGCCTGAAGTACGCCTGGGCGACAGACAAGCAGTTTAACTTTCGGGGTCAGCAGGTTGTGGTGCCGGGCGTTTCTACATTGTTGCGCAGTATTATCAGCGGTGGCGGCGTTGCCCAGGTTACCCGACAGACTCTGGCAACGCCTTCTCTCAAGCCTGCTCAGGGTGTGACACGGTCAGCAGAAAGAAAAGCCGCTGTTAGAGCCGCTCAGGATGCTGCCAGCTCCGGGGCGCAGCAGTTGAATGCAGGAGCAGAGGCTGAGAAAGTATTGATTAATGCAGACCCCCGGCTGAATGCGATTATCGTGCATGATCTTGAGTCTAAGATGCCCATGTATGAAGAACTGATTAAATCCCTGGATAAACCCTCAGCCCAGGTAGAAGTCAGTGTTTCGATTATTGATGTGAATTCACAGGATATTTCTGCGTTAGGGGTTGACTGGAATAACACGCGTGGAACCAACTCTGAACTTAAGTTCGATCCGGCAGGCTCTGCACACGCCAAGGACTTTCAGTCATTCACCACGGTGGTGGGTATGAACCTGGGAAGCTTTAATGCGCGGCTGAGTCTGCTGGCAGATGAAGGTCGTGCAAAGGTAGTGTCCAGACCATCCATACTGACACTGGACAACCTTGAAGCCGTTTTTGATAGCAGCAGTACCTTTTATGTCAAAGTGGAAAGCACCGAAGACGCTGAGTTGTTTCCGGTGACATCCGGAACCGTTGTACAAGTGACCCCAAGAATTGTTAACGAGAAAAAAGGCCGGAAAATTCACATGAGCGTGAATATCCAGAACGGTGGTGACGAGACAGCAGAAGGCGCTTCACTGCCCAAAGTCACTAACAGCTCAATCAGTACCCAGGCGGTTGTTAATGAATCTGAAAGCCTGCTGATCGGTGGTTTTGTTCAGGAAACAGAAACCGAGAATGCGACAAAAGTTCCGGTTCTTGGGGATATTCCAGTCCTCGGTACACTGTTTCGAAATGAAAAAACGGTTAATCGCCAGCAGGTTCGCCTGTTCCTTATCTCTCCCCGGATTATCAATATCGATACCTGA
- the glpD gene encoding glycerol-3-phosphate dehydrogenase: MAVALKKTMKTADFDVFVMGGGINGAGIAVDCAGRGLKVGLCEKDDLAGATSSSSSKLIHGGLRYLEHYEFRLVREALAEREVLLKIAPHIARPMRFCLPHRPQLRPAWLIRAGLFLYDYLSSRVSLPGSQKVWFSETSPLKSEFVQGFEYSDAWVDDARLVVLNAMSLQRLGGTVLTRTEAVKAWCDNQLWHVLLKDRLTGRETEVTCHALVNAAGPWVSSLFDSVLSEQAPRRIRLIKGSHIVVPKLHDEPRAFILQNQDGRIVFVTPWLEQFSLIGTTDVEYNGDPVSASCSEEEQRYLCDVVNQHFKNKVSPEDVIWSYSGVRPLCEDESDSPQAITRDYTIELEDVEGRVPLLSVFGGKLTTYRKLAEAASEKLSGYFPEMRSSWTADHRLPGTDGFESPESFIESLQNAYPWLSDSFARRLCQSYGSLSRQWLQEASSPDDLGQYFGADLYAAEVDYLILNEWAYSVDDILWRRSKLGMFLSDDQAGVLEDYLRKRLPELVPERFSPSESDILISQANHKPDRDDSIINNL, encoded by the coding sequence ATGGCTGTAGCTTTAAAAAAAACAATGAAAACAGCAGACTTTGATGTCTTTGTTATGGGCGGTGGCATCAATGGCGCAGGGATTGCGGTCGATTGCGCCGGGCGAGGCCTGAAGGTTGGGCTTTGCGAAAAAGATGACCTGGCGGGTGCGACTTCATCGTCCAGCAGTAAGTTGATTCATGGTGGCCTCAGATATCTTGAGCATTATGAGTTTCGACTGGTCAGAGAAGCCCTGGCTGAACGTGAAGTGTTGTTAAAAATAGCGCCCCATATTGCCAGACCAATGCGTTTCTGTTTGCCTCACCGGCCTCAGCTCAGACCTGCCTGGTTAATTCGGGCAGGACTGTTTCTCTATGACTACCTCAGTTCCCGGGTGTCTTTGCCCGGATCACAAAAAGTCTGGTTTTCAGAAACCTCCCCCCTGAAATCGGAGTTTGTTCAGGGCTTTGAATACTCTGATGCCTGGGTCGATGATGCCCGGCTGGTGGTGTTGAATGCGATGTCTTTGCAGCGTCTGGGTGGTACGGTTCTGACCCGGACAGAAGCGGTGAAAGCATGGTGTGACAATCAACTCTGGCATGTTTTGCTGAAAGACCGGCTGACAGGCAGAGAAACCGAAGTAACCTGTCATGCCCTGGTTAACGCAGCGGGTCCCTGGGTGAGCTCCCTATTTGATTCTGTACTCAGTGAACAGGCTCCACGGCGGATACGGTTAATTAAAGGCAGTCATATCGTGGTGCCAAAGCTTCACGATGAACCGAGAGCTTTTATTCTGCAGAATCAGGATGGACGCATTGTTTTTGTGACGCCCTGGCTGGAGCAGTTCTCCCTGATTGGTACGACGGATGTTGAATACAATGGCGATCCGGTTTCAGCATCCTGTTCTGAAGAAGAACAGCGCTATTTATGTGACGTTGTTAATCAGCATTTTAAAAACAAGGTATCGCCAGAGGATGTTATCTGGAGTTACTCAGGTGTGAGGCCATTGTGTGAGGATGAATCCGATTCACCACAGGCGATTACCAGGGATTACACCATTGAGCTTGAAGATGTAGAAGGTCGTGTGCCGTTGTTGTCAGTGTTTGGCGGTAAGCTGACGACCTATCGCAAACTGGCAGAGGCCGCTTCTGAGAAACTGTCGGGCTATTTTCCGGAGATGCGCTCGTCATGGACAGCAGACCATCGCCTTCCGGGGACTGATGGGTTTGAGTCTCCCGAGTCGTTTATAGAAAGTCTTCAGAATGCCTATCCATGGCTGAGTGATTCATTTGCCCGCAGGCTTTGTCAAAGTTATGGCTCTTTGTCGAGGCAATGGTTGCAGGAAGCGTCCAGTCCAGATGACCTTGGGCAATATTTTGGAGCCGACCTTTATGCCGCCGAAGTGGATTATCTGATACTCAACGAGTGGGCTTACAGTGTCGATGATATACTCTGGCGCCGCAGTAAACTGGGGATGTTTCTGTCAGATGACCAGGCTGGTGTACTGGAGGATTACCTTCGGAAACGGCTTCCCGAGTTAGTGCCTGAACGATTTTCACCGTCTGAAAGCGACATCTTGATCAGTCAGGCTAACCATAAGCCAGATCGAGACGATAGTATTATTAATAATCTATAA
- a CDS encoding gluconeogenesis factor YvcK family protein: MESLKALYQCRQIVAIGGGHGLGRVMASLGFMEEKLAGIVATTDDGGSTGRLREASGCIAWGDLRNCLNQLCSDSPNLARILFEYRFKNSGELSGHNLGNLIMLAMDQMCVRPLDAVNLIRKMLQVGAQLIPMSEEPARLAAMLNGEKIVGETIIDALDKRPDKLMLLPDIKPTSEAVSVIEQADMIILGPGSFMTSILPSLLMKGIAEAINNNPNALKVFVGNINPETTVVGKQPIAEKLGWMKEMTGVYPDVLLWPEEYDRPEDVCCAIRQLPLSDLHQEGAHSREAMRKALDLLAQQHLANNV; the protein is encoded by the coding sequence ATGGAATCCTTAAAAGCACTCTACCAGTGTCGTCAAATTGTTGCCATCGGTGGTGGGCACGGTTTAGGACGTGTCATGGCCAGCCTTGGCTTTATGGAAGAAAAGCTGGCAGGCATTGTTGCCACCACCGATGATGGCGGATCAACAGGCCGGCTCAGAGAAGCCAGTGGGTGTATCGCCTGGGGCGATCTGCGCAACTGCCTTAACCAGCTTTGTTCTGACAGCCCTAACCTTGCCAGAATCCTGTTTGAATATCGCTTCAAAAACAGCGGGGAGCTCAGTGGTCACAATCTGGGCAACCTGATTATGCTGGCAATGGATCAAATGTGTGTTCGCCCTCTGGATGCGGTTAACCTCATTCGCAAAATGTTGCAGGTTGGGGCGCAGCTTATTCCAATGTCTGAGGAACCCGCCAGACTGGCTGCCATGTTAAATGGTGAAAAAATAGTCGGAGAAACCATCATTGATGCATTGGATAAACGGCCTGACAAACTGATGCTGCTCCCTGATATCAAGCCGACTTCGGAAGCCGTTTCCGTTATTGAACAGGCCGATATGATCATTCTGGGACCTGGCAGCTTCATGACCAGTATCCTGCCTTCTTTGCTGATGAAAGGCATTGCTGAAGCGATTAACAATAACCCAAATGCCCTGAAGGTGTTTGTGGGTAATATCAATCCGGAGACGACTGTTGTCGGTAAACAGCCTATTGCCGAAAAGCTCGGCTGGATGAAAGAGATGACGGGGGTTTATCCTGACGTGTTGTTATGGCCTGAAGAGTATGACCGCCCGGAAGACGTTTGCTGTGCGATACGACAGCTGCCACTTTCTGACCTGCATCAGGAAGGGGCTCACAGCCGGGAAGCCATGAGAAAAGCTCTGGATCTTCTCGCACAGCAGCACCTTGCCAATAACGTCTGA
- a CDS encoding sugar transferase, whose protein sequence is MKDVTYVHPVTAIGKRAMDMTVAIIGLVLTLPLFPLIAIAIKMDSPGPVFYRQMRIGYQRDNYISLFQMIKFRSMRADAEAKSGPVWAQKNDPRITKLGNFLRKTRLDELPQLWNVLVGDMSIVGPRPERPGMCNRLESNIPFYTERTYDVVPGLTGLAQVNLGYDESIDDVRNKVAYDHAYALALSSPLDWLKMDTFVMFKTFTVMVLGKGQ, encoded by the coding sequence ATGAAAGACGTCACTTATGTTCACCCCGTTACTGCCATTGGTAAACGGGCAATGGACATGACTGTTGCTATTATCGGGCTCGTACTGACACTGCCACTGTTTCCGCTTATCGCCATTGCGATCAAAATGGATAGCCCCGGGCCTGTTTTTTACCGGCAGATGCGAATTGGCTATCAGCGAGACAACTATATCAGCCTGTTCCAAATGATTAAGTTTCGTTCCATGCGTGCTGATGCCGAAGCCAAAAGTGGCCCGGTGTGGGCGCAGAAAAATGACCCACGAATCACCAAACTGGGTAACTTCCTGAGAAAAACCCGTCTGGATGAACTGCCACAACTATGGAATGTACTGGTTGGCGATATGTCCATTGTCGGACCAAGACCTGAGCGCCCCGGTATGTGCAACAGGCTGGAAAGTAATATTCCCTTTTATACGGAACGCACCTACGACGTAGTACCCGGCCTGACCGGTCTTGCTCAGGTTAACCTTGGATACGATGAAAGCATTGACGACGTCCGCAACAAAGTGGCCTACGACCACGCTTATGCGCTGGCGCTGAGCAGCCCTCTGGACTGGTTAAAAATGGACACTTTCGTTATGTTCAAGACATTTACAGTCATGGTACTCGGAAAGGGGCAGTAA